Proteins from one Microcoleus sp. bin38.metabat.b11b12b14.051 genomic window:
- a CDS encoding PAS domain S-box protein, which translates to MLESVYKHLERLQEQVRDLPPFQQAILKKAVEELSNSLQEMAASSQFESATSKAAKLVELEKTNHLLERTVAQQTTQLRKLQEQLDKEISQHRRDNLALTKSEAKLQTALRNSPDIISIIGSDGRVKYHSAALERILGYNSEERIGKFHGELIHPDDLLAWRYYFGKLLENPGVGKPIEYRKRHADGSWIYLESIGNSLLHDSSLQGILIDSREIGERKQAEIAIRESESHYKVISQITSDFAYSWQVLPDGKFAPEWATEAFERCTGSLPKQLKSSGWWSLELVHPDDREILIKQLEGCTFSRTGANEYRIIDRQNQVRWVRDSWQAVWDKTEGRVVRLWGVCQEITDRQQVQLKLQLANEVSQAQIASAPLAVNCIGNDGTAVAWNRAAEELFGWTAAEVLGQPLQNILEGQKQDFYGVLKSACNGKLQNGLEVCLLKKDGSSINVWMWAAPVRDPGGDILGTINIFSDLSERKRIEEERQKLAALKNMEEPFWARYVSPSKIPKKNSDK; encoded by the coding sequence ATGCTAGAATCAGTCTACAAACATTTAGAAAGGTTGCAGGAACAAGTTAGAGACTTGCCGCCCTTCCAACAGGCAATTTTAAAAAAAGCTGTGGAAGAGCTATCAAATAGTTTGCAGGAAATGGCAGCGAGCAGCCAGTTTGAAAGCGCCACCAGCAAAGCAGCCAAGCTGGTTGAACTAGAAAAAACCAATCACCTGTTGGAACGCACTGTGGCGCAGCAAACAACGCAACTCAGAAAGCTACAGGAGCAGTTGGACAAAGAAATCAGCCAGCACCGCCGGGACAATCTAGCATTGACTAAAAGCGAAGCTAAACTGCAAACAGCCCTGCGGAATTCTCCCGATATAATTAGTATTATCGGCTCCGACGGGCGAGTAAAATACCACAGCGCAGCTCTAGAGCGGATTTTGGGTTACAATTCAGAAGAAAGAATTGGCAAGTTTCACGGCGAGTTAATCCATCCAGACGATTTGCTGGCTTGGCGCTATTATTTTGGTAAGCTGCTAGAAAATCCCGGAGTTGGGAAACCGATCGAATATCGCAAACGTCACGCTGACGGTTCTTGGATCTACTTGGAGTCGATCGGTAACAGTTTGCTTCACGATTCTAGCTTGCAGGGAATTCTGATCGATTCGCGCGAAATCGGGGAACGCAAGCAAGCAGAAATCGCAATCCGGGAGTCGGAATCGCACTACAAAGTTATATCGCAAATTACTTCGGATTTTGCCTATTCTTGGCAGGTACTGCCAGACGGTAAGTTCGCCCCAGAGTGGGCTACAGAAGCTTTTGAGCGCTGCACTGGCAGCCTTCCGAAACAATTAAAATCCTCTGGTTGGTGGAGCTTGGAACTCGTTCATCCTGACGACAGGGAAATCTTAATTAAACAATTAGAAGGTTGTACTTTTAGCCGCACGGGAGCCAACGAGTATCGCATTATCGATCGCCAAAACCAAGTGCGCTGGGTGCGGGATTCATGGCAAGCGGTTTGGGACAAAACTGAAGGGCGGGTTGTCCGTTTGTGGGGCGTTTGTCAGGAAATTACCGATCGCCAGCAAGTACAATTGAAGCTGCAACTGGCGAATGAAGTTTCGCAAGCCCAGATCGCATCGGCGCCGCTGGCGGTTAACTGTATCGGCAATGACGGCACCGCTGTGGCGTGGAACCGCGCCGCTGAAGAACTTTTTGGCTGGACTGCCGCTGAGGTGTTGGGGCAACCTTTACAGAATATTCTGGAAGGACAAAAGCAGGATTTTTACGGGGTGCTGAAGTCTGCGTGTAATGGCAAACTGCAAAATGGTTTGGAAGTGTGTTTGTTGAAAAAAGATGGTAGTTCGATCAATGTTTGGATGTGGGCCGCACCCGTGCGAGATCCTGGCGGCGATATCCTCGGCACTATCAACATCTTTTCAGACCTTTCTGAACGCAAGCGGATAGAGGAGGAACGTCAAAAACTAGCCGCACTCAAAAATATGGAAGAACCTTTTTGGGCGCGCTATGTCAGCCCTTCCAAAATCCCCAAGAAAAATAGCGATAAGTAG
- a CDS encoding DUF3386 domain-containing protein — MTEPANARDLFRAAYEHRYTWDANFPGYSADIELKQGDEVYTGHVSIKPDMTVEVSGIADEEVKQSVYTQMRDIVTHRKRSSFEQSHGKNTFTLGEKDSTEAVDILVQGDSMGSNYKIRGLSISQVSRVMGRMAFVIDTHKSLETPEGSLASHYDAVFRNPQTNEIVRELEFEDTFDKIGDYYVMTNQVVRSKEKGQLTTTEFNYSNVKLLEPAVV; from the coding sequence ATGACAGAGCCAGCTAACGCTCGCGATTTATTTCGCGCTGCTTACGAACACCGTTACACCTGGGATGCCAACTTTCCCGGTTACAGCGCCGATATTGAACTCAAACAAGGCGACGAAGTATATACGGGTCATGTTTCCATAAAACCAGACATGACAGTAGAAGTCAGCGGTATTGCAGATGAGGAAGTAAAGCAGAGCGTTTACACCCAAATGCGGGACATTGTTACCCATCGGAAGCGCTCATCATTTGAACAATCTCACGGCAAAAATACTTTCACCTTGGGCGAGAAGGACAGCACCGAGGCTGTGGATATTTTAGTCCAAGGCGACTCAATGGGGTCGAACTATAAAATCCGAGGTCTGTCCATTTCTCAAGTCAGCCGTGTGATGGGCCGCATGGCATTCGTAATTGACACGCACAAAAGCTTAGAGACACCCGAAGGTTCTTTGGCGAGTCACTACGATGCCGTTTTCCGCAACCCCCAAACCAACGAAATCGTCAGAGAACTCGAATTTGAAGATACCTTTGACAAAATAGGCGACTACTATGTGATGACCAATCAAGTAGTGCGATCGAAAGAAAAAGGTCAACTGACAACAACCGAGTTTAACTATTCCAACGTCAAACTGCTAGAACCAGCAGTAGTTTAA
- the ltrA gene encoding group II intron reverse transcriptase/maturase, whose product MSTNRLRKQLKDWSHIKWNKVYKLVKNLRQRIFRARKLGNFKTLRSLQKLMQRSYANLLLSVRRITQTNKGKATAGIDKEIINTPAQRVTLVNTWKGEIPQPTRRVEIPKPNGKKRPLGIPTVRDRIEQAIIKNSLEPEWEAMFEPNSYGFRPGRSCQDAIVQNVNRLLHKQQGSNDKWVLEADLRGFFDNIAHESILNMINNFPKRSLIQGWLKAGFFFEGKYNPTEKGTPQGGVISPLLANIGLHGLETHLKSTNPKLGVVRYADDFIVTARDKGSLEQTQLQIQQWLSERGLELSEEKTCITSMAEGFDFLGFNHRHYNGKLYVKPSQQKVLDFCRRIGKEIKVMNGAKQEELIAKLNPILRGFANYYKGQVSKETFGYISSRVWQYLWRWAKRRHPNKNSKWVYKSYFKTINGVKWIFACNVSNRYDKEIIMSLYPIAYTPIERHVKVAGTASPDDPSLQEYWDKRNQKLGKSYWAKGSKYYLVAQNQNWKCPVCGQSLFNSEEIETHHIVPVAQGGLDDISNLQHLHTPCHKQVHIKTKTTSLK is encoded by the coding sequence TTAAATGGAACAAAGTCTATAAACTTGTTAAGAATCTACGACAACGAATCTTTCGTGCTAGAAAACTTGGTAACTTCAAGACTCTACGGAGTCTACAAAAGTTAATGCAACGAAGCTACGCAAACTTATTATTATCTGTTCGACGTATCACTCAGACCAACAAAGGTAAAGCAACGGCAGGAATTGACAAAGAAATAATCAATACCCCAGCGCAACGAGTGACCCTGGTAAATACTTGGAAAGGAGAAATCCCTCAACCAACCAGACGGGTAGAGATACCGAAGCCCAATGGTAAGAAACGACCGCTCGGAATCCCAACCGTGCGCGACAGAATCGAACAAGCAATAATAAAGAATTCACTAGAACCTGAATGGGAAGCCATGTTTGAGCCTAATTCCTATGGATTCAGACCAGGCAGAAGTTGTCAAGATGCAATTGTGCAAAATGTCAATAGACTATTACACAAACAACAAGGCAGTAATGACAAATGGGTTTTAGAAGCAGACCTTCGAGGATTCTTCGATAATATTGCTCATGAATCCATCCTCAATATGATTAACAACTTCCCTAAAAGAAGCTTAATTCAAGGATGGTTAAAAGCTGGATTCTTCTTTGAAGGGAAATACAATCCCACAGAGAAAGGCACACCACAAGGGGGCGTAATCTCGCCATTGCTAGCCAATATAGGATTGCATGGACTAGAAACTCATTTAAAGTCCACCAACCCGAAATTAGGTGTGGTTCGATATGCTGACGACTTTATCGTCACAGCTAGAGACAAAGGGAGTCTCGAACAAACCCAACTCCAGATTCAGCAATGGTTATCAGAAAGAGGACTAGAACTAAGCGAGGAGAAAACGTGTATAACGTCAATGGCAGAAGGTTTCGATTTTCTTGGATTTAACCATCGCCACTACAATGGTAAGCTTTATGTCAAGCCATCTCAACAAAAAGTCTTAGACTTCTGTAGACGGATTGGCAAAGAAATAAAAGTTATGAATGGAGCCAAACAAGAAGAACTAATCGCCAAACTAAATCCGATTCTCCGAGGTTTTGCTAATTATTACAAAGGTCAAGTTAGTAAAGAAACCTTCGGCTACATATCATCAAGAGTGTGGCAATACCTTTGGCGTTGGGCGAAGCGTAGACATCCCAACAAAAACTCAAAATGGGTTTATAAAAGCTACTTCAAGACTATAAATGGTGTTAAATGGATATTTGCTTGTAATGTAAGCAACCGCTATGATAAAGAAATAATCATGTCTCTATATCCCATAGCATATACCCCCATAGAACGCCATGTTAAAGTCGCAGGAACAGCTAGCCCAGATGACCCCTCGCTACAAGAATATTGGGACAAAAGAAACCAAAAATTGGGCAAATCCTACTGGGCAAAAGGTAGCAAATACTATCTAGTAGCACAAAATCAAAATTGGAAATGCCCAGTCTGCGGACAGTCTCTATTTAATAGCGAGGAAATCGAAACCCACCACATAGTACCTGTTGCTCAGGGCGGCTTAGACGACATAAGCAATCTTCAGCACCTACACACACCGTGTCACAAACAGGTACATATAAAAACCAAGACAACTAGCTTGAAGTAA
- a CDS encoding NifU family protein translates to MTTLALTRDNVETVLDEMRPYLISDGGNVELVEIDGPVVHLRLQGACGSCPSSTMTLRMGIERRLREAIPEISEVEQVM, encoded by the coding sequence ATGACGACACTAGCACTAACCAGAGATAACGTCGAAACAGTTCTCGATGAAATGCGCCCCTACCTGATCTCCGATGGCGGCAACGTCGAACTCGTAGAAATCGACGGCCCGGTAGTACACCTGAGACTGCAAGGAGCTTGCGGCTCTTGCCCCAGTTCCACCATGACCCTGAGAATGGGCATTGAACGCCGCCTGCGCGAGGCTATCCCTGAAATTTCTGAAGTCGAACAGGTAATGTAG
- a CDS encoding glycoside hydrolase — protein sequence MSHPLYVAFIWHQHQPLYKSRASAAGSDISSRSNSPSLQSPKFDPQADSYRLPWVRLHGVKDYLDLVLILTKYPKLHQTVNLVPSLILQIEDCIADKALDPYLAVTLKPAETLSSQEQEFILQHFFDANYHTLIQPHPRYDQLYTQRQEKGIQWCLANWKLQDYADLLAWHNLAWIDPLFWDDPQIAGWLKQGQNFNLADRENIYSKQKEILARIIPQHRKMQAEGQLEVSTTPYTHPILPLLADTNGGRIAIPNMTLPQHRFQWAEDIPRHLRKAWDMYQDRFECQPRGLWPSEQAVSPEILPYIAKQGFKWIVSDEAVLGWTIKHFFNRDGAGNVCEPELLYRPYRLETPDGDLAIVFRDHRLSDLIGFTYSSMEPRKAASDLVGHLEAIGRTLKHRQSSGQTALENPWLVTIALDGENCWEFYPQDGKPFLESLYETLSHNPDIKLVTVSEFLDQFPATETIPAAQLHTGSWVDGSLTTWIGDPAKNRAWDLLEPARQLLANHPEATEESNPEAWEALYAAEGSDWFWWFGEGHTSNQDAMFDQLFREHVAAIYQGLGEPVPPSVLRQVEAHEVQGDHLPLSFIHPIIDGIGNEQDWDKAGRIEVGGARGTMHRSSAIQRLWYGVDHLNFYLRVDFNAGVRPGIDCPPQLNLFWFYPDRTMQNSLIPLSDLPDEAPLNYRFHHQLEINLLTKSIWFQEAGERDEWHPRISRAQVGLDKCLEVAVPWADLQILPDWQMRLVAVLSSGERYSTSMPEDGLIAIGMP from the coding sequence ATGTCACACCCTCTCTACGTCGCCTTTATTTGGCACCAGCACCAGCCTTTGTATAAATCTCGGGCATCCGCGGCTGGGTCAGACATTAGTTCCAGGTCAAACTCGCCGAGCTTGCAGTCACCAAAATTTGACCCCCAAGCAGATAGCTACCGACTGCCTTGGGTGCGCTTGCACGGAGTCAAAGACTACTTAGATTTAGTGCTGATTCTGACCAAATATCCGAAACTGCATCAAACAGTAAATCTGGTTCCGTCCTTGATTTTGCAGATAGAAGATTGCATCGCAGACAAAGCATTAGACCCTTACTTGGCGGTAACACTAAAGCCAGCGGAAACCTTAAGTAGCCAAGAACAAGAATTTATTTTACAGCACTTTTTTGACGCCAATTACCACACCCTAATTCAGCCACATCCCCGCTACGATCAACTCTACACTCAGCGGCAAGAAAAAGGCATTCAGTGGTGTTTGGCAAACTGGAAGTTGCAGGATTATGCCGACTTGTTGGCGTGGCACAATTTAGCTTGGATCGATCCGCTGTTTTGGGACGATCCCCAGATTGCAGGCTGGCTGAAACAAGGACAAAATTTCAATCTGGCAGACCGAGAAAATATCTACTCAAAACAAAAAGAAATCCTCGCCAGAATCATTCCCCAGCACCGTAAAATGCAAGCAGAGGGACAGTTGGAAGTCTCCACAACTCCCTATACGCACCCGATTTTACCGCTGCTGGCTGACACCAACGGCGGCCGCATAGCTATTCCCAACATGACGCTGCCACAACATCGGTTTCAGTGGGCAGAAGATATTCCCAGACACTTGAGAAAAGCCTGGGATATGTATCAAGACAGATTTGAGTGTCAACCGCGGGGTTTGTGGCCGTCGGAACAAGCAGTCAGCCCGGAAATTTTGCCGTATATTGCCAAACAAGGCTTTAAATGGATTGTCTCGGATGAGGCAGTATTGGGGTGGACAATTAAACACTTTTTCAACCGGGATGGGGCGGGGAATGTCTGCGAACCAGAATTGTTATATCGCCCTTACCGTTTAGAAACTCCTGATGGCGATTTGGCGATCGTATTTCGAGATCACCGATTGTCTGATTTGATTGGGTTTACCTACAGTTCCATGGAACCGAGAAAAGCAGCGTCAGATTTGGTGGGACACTTAGAGGCGATCGGCAGAACTCTCAAACACCGACAGTCAAGCGGCCAAACAGCTTTAGAAAATCCCTGGTTGGTGACGATCGCCCTAGACGGCGAAAATTGCTGGGAATTCTATCCCCAAGACGGCAAACCGTTCTTAGAATCGCTCTATGAAACCCTCAGCCACAATCCAGATATCAAATTAGTCACCGTCTCGGAATTTCTCGACCAATTCCCCGCCACCGAAACAATACCCGCCGCCCAACTGCACACAGGTTCTTGGGTAGACGGTTCCCTGACAACTTGGATCGGCGATCCGGCAAAAAATCGCGCTTGGGACTTGTTAGAGCCGGCGAGACAACTGCTCGCCAACCATCCGGAGGCCACAGAAGAAAGCAATCCCGAAGCTTGGGAAGCCCTGTATGCAGCCGAAGGTTCTGACTGGTTTTGGTGGTTTGGCGAAGGCCACACCTCAAACCAAGATGCCATGTTTGACCAGCTCTTCCGCGAACACGTAGCCGCAATTTATCAAGGTCTGGGCGAGCCTGTACCGCCGTCGGTGCTGCGGCAAGTAGAGGCCCACGAGGTTCAAGGCGACCACCTGCCGCTGAGCTTTATTCACCCGATTATCGACGGTATCGGCAACGAACAGGATTGGGACAAAGCCGGTCGGATTGAAGTTGGGGGAGCCCGGGGTACGATGCACCGGAGTTCGGCAATTCAGCGGCTGTGGTACGGGGTTGACCACTTGAATTTTTACCTGCGTGTTGACTTCAATGCTGGAGTGCGCCCGGGTATTGATTGCCCGCCGCAGTTAAATTTGTTCTGGTTTTATCCCGATCGCACGATGCAAAACAGTCTGATTCCGCTGTCGGATTTGCCCGACGAAGCACCGCTCAACTATCGATTCCACCATCAGTTAGAGATTAATTTGCTGACGAAATCGATTTGGTTTCAGGAAGCAGGAGAGCGCGATGAGTGGCATCCCCGCATCAGCCGCGCCCAAGTGGGATTGGATAAATGTTTGGAGGTAGCAGTACCCTGGGCGGATTTGCAGATTCTGCCCGACTGGCAAATGAGGCTGGTTGCGGTTTTATCTTCCGGGGAGCGCTATTCTACCTCTATGCCCGAAGATGGTTTGATTGCGATCGGGATGCCGTAG
- a CDS encoding GAF domain-containing protein: MNQQISAQSQKLLLQIGRKIRRSLDLDAIWEQTVNSLGQTLGANRCIICPYQGSNLQVKVAAEYCQEPFLPMLGIEISLRSAPHIVQALATLEPVVIDGFQTDDPFERNSVLVVATAYQQQPNGIISLHRCEKGVSGNGKTDQPWTECQIEFAQELADQVGSAIALATLYQQNSQRSQEISQLKKQFLMTASHEIRTPLNHIIGYLQLTVDDMADDPVEERSFIQEAHRSALHLSKVIGNVLDCIQVTEACQAHAELAELRSQEESQQQSKLKQHL; this comes from the coding sequence ATGAATCAGCAAATATCAGCTCAATCGCAAAAACTGTTACTCCAAATTGGTAGAAAGATTCGTCGAAGTTTGGATCTCGATGCCATTTGGGAGCAAACCGTAAATAGTCTGGGACAAACACTAGGTGCCAACCGCTGCATCATTTGTCCTTATCAAGGTTCTAACCTCCAAGTCAAAGTAGCTGCTGAATACTGTCAAGAACCATTTCTACCCATGCTGGGAATAGAAATCTCGCTGAGATCAGCACCTCATATAGTTCAAGCTCTAGCCACCCTCGAACCGGTGGTAATAGATGGTTTTCAAACCGACGATCCTTTTGAACGAAACTCGGTGCTAGTGGTGGCTACGGCTTATCAACAACAACCTAATGGTATAATTAGCTTGCATCGGTGCGAGAAGGGAGTGTCGGGGAATGGTAAGACCGATCAACCTTGGACTGAATGCCAGATCGAATTCGCACAAGAACTTGCCGATCAAGTCGGAAGCGCGATCGCCCTGGCCACCCTCTACCAGCAAAACAGCCAGCGATCACAAGAAATATCTCAGCTCAAAAAGCAATTTTTGATGACGGCATCCCACGAGATTCGCACTCCCTTAAATCACATCATTGGCTATCTTCAACTAACCGTAGATGATATGGCCGACGATCCAGTAGAGGAGAGAAGTTTTATCCAAGAAGCTCACCGTTCGGCTCTCCACCTTTCCAAGGTAATTGGTAATGTCTTAGATTGCATTCAGGTAACTGAGGCTTGCCAAGCCCACGCAGAGTTAGCCGAGTTGAGAAGTCAGGAAGAATCTCAGCAACAGTCAAAATTGAAGCAGCATCTGTAA